The proteins below come from a single Rosa rugosa chromosome 2, drRosRugo1.1, whole genome shotgun sequence genomic window:
- the LOC133730816 gene encoding glutamate receptor 2.8-like — translation MAGNFSLVDRQLQLSTFKIVNVNGNGGRGRAVGYWTPEIGRLVKQLNSTNSSNVSAFNCDALGPIIWPGESLSVPKGWEIPENGTKLRIGVPVRNGFTEFVKVTPNLRTLTTDVTGFSIDVFKAAVELLPYALPYELIPYAYPNGTSTGTYNDLIYQVYLGNFDSVVGDATIRANRTLYVDFAMPYTESGVVMVVPIIDSRTKNAWVFLHPLTWDLWMTTLGFFIFIGFVIWVLEHRINEEFRGPPSHQVGTSFWFSFSTMVFSHRERVASNLGRFVMIIWVLVVLIVTQSYTTNLASLLIVQQLRPPVNDIKDLRRNGDNVGYMRGAFVYDLLKEVKFDDAKLKAYGSMEEIDDALSKGSANGGIAAIVHETPYMKLLIAKYCSKYTMIGPIFKTDGFGFAFPKNSPLVSDITQAILNLTDDGLMTKIEDKWIKKDNNCKDSNGNFSSNALGLESFWGLFLIAGIASIFALIIFVTSFLYEHKHVMIHPDSGTSKSKRIKTMFEIFNEKKLSSHTFRSSQHSDSGVSAKDHEVKVSPNNNSPEHPQSYTNHTDATSVFSLEQETLSHGQASLETIPTIELAITIQETHETLDTTRSRA, via the exons ATGGCTGGCAATTTTAGTCTTGTTGATAGGCAACTTCAGCTATCGACTTTTAAGATTGTTAATGTCAATGGTAatggaggaagaggaagagcagTTGGGTATTGGACACCGGAAATTGGAAGGTTAGTGAAGCAATTGAATTCAACAAACAGTAGTAATGTTTCAGCTTTCAATTGTGATGCTCTTGGACCCATTATATGGCCGGGAGAGTCATTATCCGTTCCCAAAGGATGGGAGATCCCGGAAAATGGTACGAAGTTGAGAATTGGAGTTCCAGTGAGGAATGGTTTTACGGAATTTGTTAAAGTAACACCAAATTTGAGAACTTTAACCACTGACGTTACCGGGTTCAGTATTGATGTGTTTAAGGCTGCAGTGGAATTGTTACCATATGCACTTCCTTATGAGTTGATTCCCTATGCATATCCTAATGGCACCAGCACTGGCACTTATAATGATTTAATCTATCAAGTATACCTTGGG AATTTCGACAGTGTGGTCGGAGATGCAACAATTAGAGCAAACAGAACATTATATGTGGACTTTGCAATGCCATATACGGAGTCTGGTGTAGTGATGGTTGTGCCAATCATAGACAGCAGAACCAAAAATGCATGGGTTTTTTTGCATCCTTTAACATGGGACCTTTGGATGACTACTTTGGGTTTTTTCATCTTTATTGGTTTTGTGATTTGGGTGCTTGAACACCGAATTAATGAAGAATTCCGTGGTCCTCCTTCACATCAAGTTGGCACAAGCTTTTGGTTCTCTTTTTCAACTATGGTTTTTTCACATA GGGAGAGAGTGGCGAGCAACCTGGGAAGATTTGTGATGATTATATGGGTATTAGTTGTGCTGATAGTGACACAAAGCTACACTACTAATCTAGCATCACTATTAATTGTCCAACAACTCCGACCACCTGTCAACGATATAAAAGATCTTCGAAGGAATGGTGATAACGTGGGCTACATGAGGGGTGCTTTTGTTTATGATCTCTTAAAAGAAGTAAAGTTTGATGATGCCAAGCTCAAGGCTTATGGATCTATGGAAGAAATAGATGACGCTCTTTCAAAAGGGAGTGCAAATGGTGGTATTGCTGCAATTGTTCATGAAACCCCGTACATGAAGCTACTCATTGCAAAATATTGTTCCAAGTATACTATGATTGGACCAATATTTAAAACCGATGGCTTTGGCTTC GCATTTCCAAAAAATTCCCCTCTTGTATCTGACATTACACAAGCAATCCTAAATTTGACGGATGATGGATTAATGACAAAGATTGAAGATAAATGGATCAAGAAAGATAATAACTGTAAAGACTCTAATGGGAATTTTTCTAGCAATGCTCTTGGTCTTGAGAGCTTTTGGGGCCTTTTTTTAATTGCAGGGATAGCGTCAATATTTGCTCTAATCATATTTGTAACTTCCTTCTTGTACGAGCATAAGCATGTCATGATACACCCTGATTCAGGCACCTCTAAGTCAAAAAGGATCAAAACCATGTTTGAGATCTTCAACGAAAAAAAACTCAGCTCTCATACATTTAGAAGCAGCCAACATTCAGACAGTGGTGTTAGTGCTAAAGATCATGAAGTGAAAGTTTCACCAAATAACAACTCGCCAGAACATCCACAGAGCTATACCAACCACACCGATGCGACTTCTGTATTTTCTCTGGAACAAGAAACACTGTCTCATGGTCAAGCATCTCTGGAAACCATTCCAACTATTGAGCTTGCCATCACTATTCAAGAAACCCATGAAACTCTTGATACAACTCGATCAAGAGCATAA
- the LOC133732794 gene encoding uncharacterized protein LOC133732794, producing MGCAAVEVAVISMVCSIRINVSSLLFLEAPICSNICTPTLADNQDFVETEEKKRRETGRISLLFKSARVGDVRFEQKSSKLIIPVRDLELWVSYLGFG from the exons atGGGGTGTGCGGCTGTTGAGGTCGCTGTGATCAGTATG GTCTGCTCGATTAGGATAAATGTTAGCTCTTTGCTCTTTCTGGAAGCACCTATCTGTAGCAACATCTGTACACCGACTCTGGCAGACAATCAAG attttgttgaaacagaagaaaagaagaggagGGAAACGGGAAGAATTTCATTGTTATTCAAGTCAGCACGGGTGGGTGATGTTCGATTTGAACAGAAATCGAGTAAATTGATCATCCCAG TTCGAGATCTGGAATTGTGGGTTTCATACCTTGGTTTTGGATAA